In Cicer arietinum cultivar CDC Frontier isolate Library 1 chromosome 1, Cicar.CDCFrontier_v2.0, whole genome shotgun sequence, one DNA window encodes the following:
- the LOC101500587 gene encoding pentatricopeptide repeat-containing protein At5g66520-like produces the protein MVLLLPVERSPKNAPPPFNIHMTQKPFLTTLAQNCNTLTQLKQLHAQILRCRIQHAPYSLAPIISVAATSNDMSFFSYAHSIFLHLTHRNTFIHNTMIRAYLQYHSPVPALSCYSTMLQNGIAVNNYTFPPLIKACTALICSSNYASRSAMIGRLVHGHVVKFGLPNDPYVVSAFIEFYSASRDVYKAKVLFDKTTKKDVVMWTTMIDGYGKIGHVESAIELFDEMPERNVVSWSAMMAAYSHVSDFKEVLALFLEMQDEGVKPNDSILVTVLTACAQLGALTQGIWVHSYARRLERSNRILATALVDMYSKCGCVESALAVFDGISDKDVGAWNAMISGVALNGDVKKSLELFQQMVVCGNQPNETTFVAVITACTHAKMVRQGLRLFEEMSVTYGVEPCVEHYACVVDLLSRAGMVEEAERFIEEKMGGFAAGDPNVWGAILNACRIYKNINVGNRVWKKLIDMGVSDCGTHVLTYNIYREAGWDAEANRVRSMISEAGMKKKPGCSIIEVGNKVEEFLAGDQSHPQAQEMCRLLDSILKMANFKHI, from the coding sequence ATGGTGTTATTGCTTCCTGTGGAGAGAAGCCCCAAAAATGCTCCACCACCGTTCAATATTCACATGACTCAAAAGCCATTCCTCACAACCCTTGCTCAAAACTGCAACACCCTAACCCAACTCAAGCAATTACACGCCCAAATCCTCCGATGCCGCATCCAACATGCTCCCTACTCCCTCGCCCCAATTATCTCCGTCGCAGCAACCTCAAACGACATGTCGTTTTTCTCTTACGCTCATTCCATTTTCCTCCACCTCACTCACCGCAACACTTTCATACACAATACCATGATCAGAGCCTACCTTCAATACCATTCCCCTGTACCCGCACTTTCCTGCTACTCAACAATGTTGCAAAACGGCATTGCCGTTAACAACTATACATTCCCACCTTTAATCAAAGCGTGCACTGCACTTATTTGTTCTTCCAATTACGCTTCGAGGAGCGCTATGATTGGTCGTTTAGTGCACGGTCATGTCGTTAAATTCGGACTACCTAATGACCCTTATGTTGTGAGTGCGTTTATCGAGTTTTACTCCGCTTCACGTGACGTGTATAAAGCGAAGGTGTTGTTTGATAAAACGACGAAGAAAGATGTCGTTATGTGGACGACGATGATTGACGGTTATGGCAAAATTGGGCACGTTGAAAGTGCAATAGAGTTGTTTGATGAAATGCCTGAGAGAAACGTTGTGTCGTGGAGTGCAATGATGGCGGCGTATTCTCATGTTAGTGACTTTAAGGAAGTGTTGGCTTTGTTTTTAGAGATGCAGGATGAAGGTGTGAAACCGAATGACTCTATACTTGTTACCGTTCTTACTGCGTGTGCGCAGCTTGGTGCGCTCACACAGGGAATCTGGGTACATTCTTATGCCAGGAGATTGGAGCGCTCGAATCGCATCCTGGCAACGGCATTAGTGGATATGTATTCGAAATGTGGATGTGTGGAATCGGCTTTAGCTGTTTTTGATGGTATATCTGATAAGGATGTTGGAGCTTGGAATGCTATGATTTCTGGTGTTGCCTTGAATGGTGATGTGAAGAAATCGTTGGAGTTGTTTCAACAAATGGTTGTTTGTGGGAATCAACCTAATGAGACGACCTTTGTGGCTGTCATTACTGCCTGTACACACGCAAAGATGGTTCGGCAAGGTCTTCGGTTATTTGAAGAGATGAGTGTCACTTACGGAGTTGAGCCGTGTGTGGAGCATTACGCGTGTGTAGTGGACCTTTTGTCTAGAGCTGGGATGGTGGAGGAAGCCGAGAGGTTTATCGAGGAGAAGATGGGTGGATTTGCAGCTGGGGACCCTAATGTGTGGGGTGCTATATTGAATGCTTGTAGAATTTATAAGAATATTAATGTTGGCAATAGAGTGTGGAAAAAGCTGATTGATATGGGAGTAAGTGATTGTGGTACTCATGTTCTTACATACAATATATATAGAGAAGCCGGGTGGGATGCAGAGGCAAATAgagtaaggagtatgatttcaGAAGCAGGGATGAAGAAAAAACCTGGATGCAGTATAATAGAGGTGGGTAATAAAGTTGAAGAGTTTCTTGCTGGTGATCAATCTCATCCACAAGCACAAGAAATGTGCAGGTTGCTTGATTCAATTCTCAAGATGGCAAATTTCAAGCACATCTAA
- the LOC101504417 gene encoding NADPH-dependent oxidoreductase 2-alkenal reductase-like, protein MLEAAIINMKAFGRVAVCGIISEYTDAEKRASPNMLNIVYKRITIRGFLTADFMNIFFDFSAKTSDYVRNGQLQVIEDK, encoded by the coding sequence ATGTTGGAGGCAGCAATTATAAACATGAAAGCATTTGGTAGAGTGGCTGTTTGTGGTATAATCTCTGAATACACAGATGCTGAAAAGAGAGCTTCACCAAACATGCTAAATATCGTATACAAAAGAATCACAATTAGAGGATTTTTAACTGCTGACTTTATgaatattttctttgatttttctGCTAAAACATCGGATTATGTCCGTAATGGTCAGTTGCAAGTGATCGAAGACAAGTAA
- the LOC101504737 gene encoding serine carboxypeptidase-like 45: MTGTPLEFFFSFCIGKGNGTLTPFVSLNHSITHSLTHSQLPLTLIRLRHRSFSVTDPLLLSRRSVSSPLRLQHRSVSVAISASVVVSAAAMKMKNICLLVFFLILSSSVLFLSSLFSYSSNSDKIDHLPQQPEVKFNQYSGYITVDEIQKRFLFYYFVEAEVQPSLKPVVMWLHGGPGCSSVGLGAFQEHGPFQPTDQGLAKNNYSWNKEANMLYLDSPAGAGFSYSANKSFYNLVTDETTARDNLVFLQQWFTKFSHYKNNEFFITGESYTGHFAPQLAALILQTKTNINLKGIAIGNPLLEFNTDYNSRGQFLWSHGLITYSTYELVTKVCNYSRITREYRSGTVNSSCVEVIDRLNREVGDFIDDFDVSQDMCRPLGQHIWTLPHGEKKRAFCLEDKIFNYLNKKGVQKALHTRISSWQTCGAIWYDSKSIENSTISLLGTLVKSGVRVMVFSGDQDSVIPFFSTQSLLDGLAKDLGLYVGPYRPWYNGIKVAGFTHVYGGSLSFATIRGAGQYAAASQPEQTLVLFKAFLEERPLPKIQM, encoded by the exons ATGACGGGGACTCCACTAGAATTCTTTTTCTCCTTTTGTATAGGAAAAGGAAACGGAACACTCACTCCCTTTGTCTCCCTCAATCACTCaatcactcactcactcactcactcacaaCTCCCTCTCACTCTCATCCGTCTCCGTCACCGCTCCTTCTCAGTCACCGATCCGCTCCTTCTCAGTCGCCGATCCGTCTCATCGCCGCTCCGTCTCCAGCACCGCTCCGTCTCAGTCGCCATCTCCGCCTCCGTCGTTGTCTCCGCCGCTGCCATGAAGATGAAAAACATCTGTTTACTTGTTTTTTTTCTAATACTTTCATCATctgttttgtttctttcttctctcttttcttACTCATCAAACAGTGATAAAATAGACCATTTACCTCAACAACCGGAGGTTAAATTCAACCAATACTCTGGTTACATCACCGTTGATGAGATTCAgaaaagatttttattttattattttgttgaagctGAAGTGCAGCCAAGCTTAAAACCGGTAGTGATGTGGCTACATGGAG GGCCGGGTTGTTCTTCAGTCGGACTTGGTGCTTTCCAGGAGCATGGTCCTTTTCAACCAACTGACCAAGGTTTGGCCAAAAACAACTACAGTTGGAACAAAG AGGCGAATATGCTCTATTTGGATTCACCGGCTGGCGCTGGATTTTCATACTCCGCCAACAAATCATTCTACAACCTTGTGACCGATGAAACGACAG CAAGAGATAATCTTGTTTTTCTACAACAGTGGTTCACAAAATTTTCACATTACAAAAATAATGAGTTCTTCATCACAGGGGAGAGCTATACAG GTCACTTTGCACCCCAACTTGCAGCACTCATTTTACAAACCAAAACCAACATTAATTTAAAAGGAATAGCC ATAGGTAACCCCCTCCTAGAGTTTAACACAGATTACAACTCTAGGGGGCAATTTTTGTGGTCACATGGGTTGATAACATATTCAACCTATGAGTTAGTCACAAAAGTTTGCAACTATTCCCGAATTACAAGGGAATATAGAAGTGGGACAGTTAATTCCAGCTGTGTAGAAGTTATTGATCGATTGAATCGGGAG gTTGGTGACTTCATCGATGATTTCGATGTTAGTCAGGATATGTGCCGACCACTAGGACAACACATATGGACTCTACCT CATGGAGAAAAGAAGAGAGCTTTTTGTCTCGaagacaaaatatttaattacttgAATAAGAAAGGAGTTCAAAAAGCTCTCCATACTAGGATTTCCTCGTGGCAAACTTGTGG AGCTATCTGGTATGACAGCAAAAGTATTGAAAATTCAACCATATCTCTTCTAGGAACACTTGTTAAATCAGGTGTTAGAGTTATGGTATTTAG TGGAGATCAAGATTCTGTCATACCATTCTTTAGCACCCAATCTTTATTGGATGGATTAGCTAAGGACCTTGGGTTGTACGTAGGGCCTTATAGACCATGGTATAATGGAATAAag GTTGCAGGATTTACACATGTTTATGGTGGCAGTTTATCATTTGCCACCATAAGAGGAGCTGGTCAGTACGCAGCAGCTTCGCAACCAGAGCAAACACTTGTGTTATTTAAAGCGTTTTTAGAAGAAAGGCCACTTCCAAAAATTCAAATGTAA